Proteins co-encoded in one Aquincola tertiaricarbonis genomic window:
- a CDS encoding 5'-methylthioadenosine/S-adenosylhomocysteine nucleosidase — protein MRLPALPAALLTGLALLASTAHAAPAARCLTDCTPRIGIVSAFGAEADILVAQTTGKRTHVVNGNRFTTGTLRGNRVVIVLSGVSMINSTMVTQLMLDHFKVQRLIMSGIAGGVNPAHHVGDVTVPERWVMPMEVYWQSNDQVPAACGTAGDVSCLGLSLAKTPAGQPLPPYQGWFLRENYVMNSANAPKGEFRFDYPVDTEMLAVARNLKPALQRCGPKAAASGTVDEKQCVKHQPKLEVGGTGVSGTAFLAHAPYRRYLFETLNAQVFEMETAALAHVAYANRVPYIAMRSVSDLAGAEEFNADVAALFSSGLAETNEAAVTLAFLEAWAARGKPAR, from the coding sequence TTGCGCCTGCCCGCCCTGCCCGCCGCCCTGCTCACCGGCCTGGCCCTGCTCGCCAGCACCGCCCATGCCGCGCCCGCCGCCCGTTGCCTGACCGACTGCACGCCGCGCATCGGCATCGTCTCGGCCTTCGGCGCCGAGGCCGACATCCTGGTGGCGCAAACCACCGGCAAGCGCACGCACGTGGTCAACGGCAACCGCTTCACCACCGGCACGCTGCGCGGCAACCGCGTGGTCATCGTGCTCAGCGGCGTCAGCATGATCAACTCCACCATGGTCACGCAGCTGATGCTGGACCACTTCAAGGTGCAGCGCTTGATCATGAGCGGCATCGCCGGCGGCGTGAACCCGGCCCACCACGTGGGCGACGTGACGGTGCCCGAGCGCTGGGTGATGCCGATGGAGGTTTACTGGCAGAGCAACGACCAGGTGCCCGCCGCCTGCGGCACGGCGGGTGATGTGTCTTGCCTGGGCCTGTCGCTGGCCAAGACGCCGGCCGGCCAGCCGCTGCCGCCCTACCAGGGCTGGTTCCTGCGCGAGAACTACGTGATGAACAGCGCCAACGCGCCCAAGGGCGAGTTCCGCTTCGACTATCCGGTGGATACCGAGATGCTGGCCGTGGCCCGCAACCTGAAGCCGGCGCTGCAGCGCTGCGGCCCCAAGGCCGCCGCCAGCGGCACGGTGGACGAGAAGCAATGCGTGAAGCACCAGCCCAAGCTGGAGGTGGGTGGCACCGGCGTCTCGGGCACCGCCTTTCTGGCGCACGCACCGTACCGGCGCTACCTGTTCGAAACCCTGAACGCGCAGGTGTTCGAGATGGAGACCGCGGCCCTGGCCCATGTGGCCTATGCCAACCGCGTGCCCTACATCGCGATGCGCAGCGTCAGCGATCTGGCGGGCGCCGAAGAATTCAATGCCGACGTGGCCGCGCTGTTTTCCAGCGGCCTGGCCGAAACCAACGAGGCCGCGGTGACGCTGGCCTTCCTCGAAGCCTGGGCCGCACGCGGCAAGCCGGCACGCTGA
- a CDS encoding IMPACT family protein, which yields MASTLAAPVASELVIKKSRFIGCVEPMRDRAGALQRVAALRAEHPGAAHLCWALLAGGDSAANDDGEPGGTAGRPMLEVLRHQALEGVLATVVRYFGGVKLGAGGLVRAYTDAVAQALLQAERVTLERLATLQCTVPYAMEGALRRELEAARATLGDVQHGMEVTLDFTVPEPAAPALRLRIEDLTQGRVRWAQPDPGGTAHNR from the coding sequence TTGGCCTCCACCCTGGCCGCGCCGGTCGCCAGCGAGCTGGTGATCAAGAAGAGCCGTTTCATCGGCTGCGTGGAGCCGATGCGTGACCGGGCCGGCGCACTGCAACGCGTGGCCGCGCTGCGGGCCGAGCACCCCGGCGCCGCCCATTTGTGCTGGGCGCTGCTGGCCGGCGGCGACTCGGCCGCCAACGACGATGGCGAGCCCGGCGGTACCGCCGGGCGGCCGATGCTGGAAGTGCTGCGCCACCAGGCATTGGAAGGCGTGCTGGCCACCGTGGTGCGCTACTTCGGCGGCGTCAAGCTGGGCGCCGGGGGCCTGGTGCGGGCCTATACCGATGCGGTGGCGCAGGCGCTGCTGCAGGCCGAGCGGGTGACGCTGGAGCGCCTGGCCACGCTGCAGTGCACCGTGCCTTATGCGATGGAAGGCGCGCTGCGCCGCGAGCTGGAGGCCGCCCGCGCCACGCTGGGCGATGTGCAGCACGGCATGGAGGTGACACTGGACTTCACCGTGCCGGAGCCGGCGGCGCCGGCCCTGCGGCTGCGCATCGAAGACCTGACCCAGGGTCGGGTGCGATGGGCGCAACCCGACCCTGGCGGTACTGCTCACAATCGGTAG
- a CDS encoding purine-nucleoside phosphorylase, whose amino-acid sequence MTFLKLTSLAAGLALAAPLLAQAQAAAPATPRPIKAVVITMFGPEAEGWFQPLKLDERIKVPGLSLDYPELRCNTDDVCLLTTGMGHANAAASTLALAMDPRFDFTRSYFLIAGIAGIDPQQGTLGTAAWARWLIDFGIAHEIDAREMPKGWSTGYYGLLTKGPGEKPKFEYRTEAARLDEALLQKALALTRQLPLQDSPAAAAYRAKYKEPAARAKPTVTQCDTLGGDTWWHGHRLGQHARDWTKLLSDGQATYCTTQQEDNATYNALERAAAAGKVNLKRLAVLRAGSNFDRPHPGQSAHQSLTASSTGGTGGFVPALQNLQIVGGALVQDIVRHWPQWREGVPQP is encoded by the coding sequence ATGACCTTCTTGAAGCTCACCTCCCTGGCCGCCGGCCTGGCGCTGGCCGCCCCGCTGCTGGCCCAGGCCCAAGCCGCTGCACCTGCCACGCCGCGCCCCATCAAGGCCGTGGTCATCACCATGTTCGGGCCCGAGGCCGAAGGCTGGTTCCAGCCGCTCAAGCTCGACGAACGCATCAAGGTGCCCGGCCTGTCACTCGACTACCCGGAGCTCCGCTGCAACACCGACGACGTGTGCCTGCTGACCACCGGCATGGGCCATGCCAATGCCGCGGCTTCAACACTGGCGCTGGCGATGGACCCGCGCTTCGACTTCACGCGAAGCTATTTCCTCATCGCCGGCATCGCGGGCATCGACCCGCAGCAGGGCACGCTGGGCACCGCCGCCTGGGCGCGCTGGCTGATCGACTTCGGCATCGCGCATGAGATCGATGCCCGCGAGATGCCCAAGGGCTGGTCCACCGGCTACTACGGCCTGCTGACCAAGGGCCCGGGTGAGAAGCCCAAGTTCGAGTACCGCACCGAAGCCGCCCGCCTGGACGAAGCCCTGCTGCAGAAGGCGCTGGCGCTGACCCGCCAGCTGCCGCTGCAGGACAGCCCGGCCGCCGCCGCCTACCGCGCCAAGTACAAAGAGCCCGCCGCCCGCGCCAAGCCCACCGTGACCCAGTGCGACACGTTGGGTGGCGACACTTGGTGGCACGGCCACCGCCTGGGCCAGCATGCCCGCGACTGGACGAAGCTGCTGAGCGACGGCCAGGCCACCTACTGCACCACGCAGCAGGAAGACAACGCCACCTACAACGCGCTGGAACGTGCGGCGGCGGCAGGCAAGGTGAACCTGAAGCGCCTGGCGGTGCTGCGCGCCGGCTCCAACTTCGACCGCCCACATCCGGGGCAGTCGGCGCACCAGTCGCTCACCGCGTCGTCCACCGGCGGCACGGGCGGCTTCGTGCCGGCGCTGCAGAACCTGCAGATCGTGGGCGGTGCGCTGGTGCAGGACATCGTGCGCCACTGGCCGCAATGGCGCGAGGGCGTGCCCCAACCCTGA
- a CDS encoding S-(hydroxymethyl)glutathione dehydrogenase/class III alcohol dehydrogenase encodes MKTKAAVAWKAGAPLTIEEVTLDGPREGEVLVEIKATGICHTDYYTLSGADPEGIFPAILGHEGAGVVVDVGPGVTSLKPGDHVIPLYTPECRQCKSCLSRKTNLCTAIRATQGKGLMPDGTSRFSIDGKPLFHYMGTSTFANHIVAPAIALAKIREDAPFDKVCYIGCGVTTGIGAVLWTAKVEAGANVVVFGLGGIGLNVIQGAKMVGADKIIGVDLNPEREAMARKFGMTHFVNPKDVPNVVDAIVQLTDGGADYSFECIGNTTTMRQALECTHRGWGQSVIIGVAAAGQEISTRPFQLVTGRVWKGSAFGGARGRTDVPKIVDWYMEGKLNIDDLITHTLKLDQINEGFDLMKRGESIRSVVVY; translated from the coding sequence ATGAAGACCAAAGCCGCCGTCGCCTGGAAAGCCGGTGCCCCGCTGACCATCGAAGAAGTGACGCTGGACGGCCCGCGCGAAGGCGAGGTGCTGGTCGAGATCAAGGCCACCGGCATCTGCCACACCGACTACTACACGCTGTCGGGCGCCGACCCCGAAGGCATCTTCCCCGCCATCCTGGGCCATGAAGGCGCCGGCGTGGTGGTGGACGTGGGCCCGGGCGTCACCTCGCTCAAGCCCGGCGACCACGTGATCCCGCTCTACACGCCCGAATGCCGGCAGTGCAAGAGCTGCCTGTCGCGCAAGACCAACCTGTGCACCGCCATCCGCGCCACGCAGGGCAAGGGCCTGATGCCCGATGGCACCTCGCGCTTCTCGATCGACGGCAAGCCGCTGTTCCACTACATGGGCACCAGCACCTTCGCCAACCACATCGTGGCCCCGGCCATCGCGCTGGCCAAGATCCGCGAGGACGCGCCCTTCGACAAGGTCTGCTACATCGGCTGCGGCGTCACCACCGGCATCGGCGCCGTGCTGTGGACGGCCAAGGTGGAAGCCGGCGCCAACGTGGTGGTGTTCGGCCTGGGCGGCATCGGCCTCAACGTGATCCAGGGCGCCAAGATGGTGGGCGCTGACAAGATCATCGGCGTGGACCTGAACCCCGAGCGTGAAGCCATGGCGCGCAAGTTCGGCATGACCCACTTCGTGAACCCGAAGGACGTGCCCAACGTGGTGGACGCCATCGTGCAGCTGACCGACGGCGGCGCCGACTACAGCTTCGAATGCATCGGCAACACCACCACCATGCGCCAGGCGCTGGAGTGCACCCACCGCGGCTGGGGCCAGAGCGTGATCATCGGCGTGGCCGCAGCCGGCCAGGAAATCAGCACGCGGCCGTTCCAGCTGGTCACCGGCCGGGTGTGGAAGGGCAGCGCCTTCGGCGGCGCCCGCGGCCGCACCGACGTGCCCAAGATCGTCGACTGGTACATGGAAGGCAAGCTCAACATCGACGACCTGATCACCCACACGCTGAAGCTGGACCAGATCAACGAAGGCTTCGACCTGATGAAGCGCGGCGAGTCGATCCGCTCGGTCGTCGTCTACTGA
- the gshB gene encoding glutathione synthase, with protein sequence MDLLFVADPLEVFKTAKDTTFAMMREAARRGHTIWACEQRGLSWQRGSRVVARDARRISLTGDAYAWFKVEEQRPVELAAVDAVLMRKDPPFDSEYFYATHLLEQAEREGARVLNSPRALRDHPEKLAILEFPDVIGPTLVTRDAQAIREFHAQHQDIILKPLDGMGGMGIFRVGADGLNLGSIIETLNQHGRTTVMVQKYLPEIVQGDKRIILIGGEPIPHALARIPQGSEIRGNMAVGGKGVAQPLSARDREIAEAIGPVLAARGLLFVGLDVIGDCVTEINVTSPTGFQEITQQTGFDVAARFVDALEAAVAAPRT encoded by the coding sequence ATGGATCTGCTGTTCGTTGCCGACCCGCTGGAGGTCTTCAAGACCGCCAAGGACACCACCTTCGCGATGATGCGCGAGGCCGCGCGCCGCGGCCACACGATATGGGCCTGCGAGCAGCGCGGCCTGTCCTGGCAGCGCGGCAGCCGCGTGGTGGCCCGTGATGCCCGGCGCATCAGCCTCACCGGCGATGCCTATGCCTGGTTCAAGGTCGAGGAGCAGCGGCCGGTGGAACTGGCCGCGGTGGACGCCGTGCTGATGCGCAAGGATCCGCCCTTCGACAGCGAATACTTCTACGCCACCCACCTGCTCGAGCAGGCCGAGCGTGAAGGCGCCCGTGTGCTCAACAGCCCGCGTGCGCTGCGCGACCACCCCGAGAAGCTGGCCATCCTGGAGTTCCCGGACGTCATCGGCCCCACGCTGGTGACGCGCGACGCCCAGGCCATCCGCGAGTTTCACGCCCAGCACCAGGACATCATCCTGAAGCCGCTGGACGGCATGGGCGGCATGGGCATCTTCCGCGTCGGTGCCGACGGCCTGAACCTGGGCAGCATCATCGAGACGCTGAACCAGCACGGCCGCACCACGGTGATGGTGCAGAAGTACCTGCCCGAGATCGTGCAGGGCGACAAGCGCATCATCCTGATCGGCGGCGAGCCCATCCCGCATGCGCTGGCGCGCATCCCGCAGGGCAGCGAGATCCGCGGCAACATGGCCGTGGGCGGCAAGGGCGTGGCCCAGCCGCTGTCGGCCCGCGACCGCGAGATCGCCGAGGCCATCGGCCCGGTGCTGGCCGCCCGCGGCCTGCTGTTCGTGGGCCTGGACGTGATCGGTGACTGCGTCACCGAGATCAACGTCACCAGCCCCACCGGCTTTCAGGAGATCACGCAGCAGACCGGCTTCGACGTGGCGGCCCGCTTCGTCGATGCGCTGGAGGCCGCGGTGGCCGCACCGCGGACCTGA
- the fghA gene encoding S-formylglutathione hydrolase, with the protein MSFELISAHGCFGGEQRFYKHDSREIGLPMRFGLYLPPQAAQGPVPVLTYLAGLTCNEETFAIKAGAQRFAAQHGIALLMPDTSPRGANAPGEADAWDFGVAAGFYLDATQAPWAKHWRMESYLMAELLPEAAAAFGLDAQRAGLFGHSMGGHGALTLALRHPGRFRSVSAFAPIAAPTRCPWGHKAFSGYLGDDRSTWEAHDASALMAQQKQALFPQGILVDQGLADKFLAEQLHPEAFEAACQAVGQPLTLRRHAGYDHGYYFITSFIADHLAHHAAALNAGR; encoded by the coding sequence ATGAGCTTCGAACTGATCAGTGCGCACGGCTGCTTTGGCGGCGAGCAGCGCTTCTACAAGCACGACTCGCGCGAGATCGGCCTGCCGATGCGCTTCGGGCTGTACCTGCCGCCGCAGGCGGCGCAAGGGCCGGTGCCCGTGCTCACCTACCTGGCGGGCCTGACCTGCAACGAAGAAACCTTCGCCATCAAGGCCGGTGCGCAGCGCTTCGCGGCCCAGCACGGCATCGCGCTGCTGATGCCCGACACCAGCCCGCGTGGCGCCAACGCGCCGGGCGAGGCCGATGCCTGGGACTTCGGCGTGGCCGCGGGCTTTTACCTCGACGCCACGCAGGCGCCCTGGGCCAAGCACTGGCGCATGGAAAGTTACCTGATGGCCGAGCTGCTGCCCGAGGCCGCCGCCGCTTTCGGGCTGGACGCGCAGCGCGCCGGCCTCTTCGGCCATTCGATGGGCGGCCATGGCGCCTTGACGCTGGCGCTGCGCCACCCGGGGCGCTTCCGCTCGGTGTCCGCCTTTGCGCCGATTGCCGCGCCCACCCGCTGCCCCTGGGGTCACAAGGCCTTCAGCGGTTATCTGGGTGACGACCGCAGCACCTGGGAAGCGCACGACGCCAGCGCGCTGATGGCGCAGCAAAAGCAGGCGCTCTTTCCGCAAGGCATCCTGGTCGACCAGGGCCTGGCCGACAAGTTCCTGGCCGAGCAGTTGCACCCCGAAGCCTTCGAGGCCGCCTGCCAGGCCGTGGGCCAGCCGCTGACGCTGCGCCGGCATGCCGGCTACGACCACGGCTACTACTTCATCACCAGCTTCATCGCCGACCACCTGGCCCACCACGCGGCGGCGCTGAACGCCGGGCGCTGA
- a CDS encoding recombination-associated protein RdgC yields the protein MFKNLIVYRIAPEWTADPAQLEAALDKMRFVPCTPTQPMSAGWVEPRGVAHAPLVEVVDGHWLLKLQVEHKTVPGAVVRRRAEEMAAQIEQQTGRKPGKKQMKELKEDALHELLPQAFAKRASVQVWIDPTQRLLLVDSGSANRADEVVTQLVKAGDGLALTLLQTAETPVAVMSAWLAGTEPPAAFSIDRECELKSPDEMKSVVRYARHALDIEEVREHIRGGKLPTRLALTWQGRVSFVLSDTGQIRKIAFLDGVFEGLPKVEKDEAFEADAAIATGELRQLIPDLVEALGGEHALTV from the coding sequence GTGTTCAAGAACCTGATCGTCTACCGCATCGCCCCCGAATGGACGGCCGACCCGGCGCAGCTCGAGGCGGCGCTCGACAAGATGCGCTTCGTGCCCTGCACGCCCACGCAGCCCATGTCGGCCGGCTGGGTGGAGCCGCGCGGCGTGGCCCATGCGCCGCTGGTGGAGGTGGTGGACGGCCACTGGCTGCTGAAGCTGCAGGTGGAGCACAAGACCGTGCCCGGCGCCGTGGTGCGCCGCCGCGCCGAAGAGATGGCCGCGCAGATCGAGCAGCAGACCGGCCGCAAGCCTGGCAAGAAGCAGATGAAGGAGCTGAAGGAAGACGCCCTGCACGAGTTGCTGCCGCAGGCCTTTGCCAAGCGTGCCAGCGTGCAGGTGTGGATCGACCCCACGCAGCGCCTGCTGCTGGTGGACAGCGGCAGCGCCAACCGCGCCGACGAGGTGGTGACGCAGCTGGTCAAGGCCGGTGACGGCCTGGCGCTGACGCTGCTGCAGACGGCCGAAACGCCGGTGGCGGTGATGTCGGCCTGGCTGGCCGGCACCGAGCCGCCGGCTGCCTTCAGCATCGACCGCGAGTGCGAGCTGAAGTCGCCCGACGAGATGAAGTCGGTGGTGCGCTATGCCCGCCATGCGCTGGACATCGAGGAGGTGCGTGAGCACATCCGCGGCGGCAAGCTGCCCACGCGGCTGGCACTCACCTGGCAGGGCCGGGTGTCCTTCGTGCTCAGCGACACTGGCCAGATCCGCAAGATCGCCTTCCTGGACGGTGTGTTCGAAGGCCTGCCCAAGGTGGAGAAGGACGAGGCCTTCGAAGCCGATGCCGCCATCGCCACCGGCGAGCTGCGGCAGCTGATCCCCGACCTGGTGGAGGCCCTGGGCGGGGAGCATGCGTTGACCGTCTAG
- a CDS encoding benzoate/H(+) symporter BenE family transporter: MQFWKDLSLTSVVAGFVAVLVGFTSSVVIIFQAAASLGATPAQQSSWMWALGLGMGFTSAGLSLWYRQPVLTAWSTPGAALLVTAGAGRTMEEAVGAFIVCALLIVLAGVTGAFRRVMDRVPQSLAAALLAGVLVRFAFDAFLSLRTDLALVLTMLLAYLAGRRLWPRYAVPGVLAVGMAVAALQGTLHLGSIDWSPAHPVFTAPRFTLGALVGIALPLFVVTMASQNLPGVAVLRAAGYSAPVSPLIASTGLASLLLAPFGGYAFNLAAITAAICNGREAHEDPDRRYMAAAAAGVFYILVGLLGGAVVGLIAAFPKALVLAVAGFALLGTIGSGLAVAMKDERTREASLITFVVTASGLSLFGVASAFWGVVAGALALAVQHWRPAR, encoded by the coding sequence GTGCAGTTTTGGAAGGATCTCTCGCTCACCTCGGTGGTGGCGGGCTTCGTCGCCGTGCTGGTCGGCTTCACCAGCTCGGTGGTCATCATCTTCCAGGCCGCTGCCAGCCTGGGTGCCACGCCGGCGCAGCAGAGCAGCTGGATGTGGGCGCTGGGCCTGGGCATGGGCTTCACCAGCGCCGGCCTGTCGCTGTGGTACCGGCAGCCAGTGCTCACCGCCTGGTCCACGCCGGGCGCGGCGCTGCTGGTCACCGCCGGCGCCGGTCGCACGATGGAAGAGGCCGTGGGCGCCTTCATTGTCTGTGCGCTGCTCATCGTGCTGGCCGGTGTCACCGGCGCCTTCCGGCGGGTGATGGACCGCGTCCCGCAATCGCTGGCGGCCGCGCTGCTGGCCGGCGTGCTGGTGCGCTTCGCCTTCGATGCCTTCCTGTCACTGCGCACCGACCTGGCGCTGGTGCTGACCATGCTGCTGGCCTACCTGGCCGGGCGCCGCCTGTGGCCACGCTATGCGGTGCCGGGTGTGCTGGCCGTGGGCATGGCGGTGGCGGCGCTGCAGGGCACGCTGCACCTGGGCAGCATCGACTGGTCGCCGGCCCATCCGGTGTTCACGGCGCCGCGCTTCACGCTGGGTGCGCTGGTGGGCATCGCGCTGCCGCTGTTCGTGGTGACCATGGCCTCGCAGAACCTGCCTGGCGTCGCGGTGCTGCGTGCGGCGGGCTACAGCGCGCCGGTGTCGCCGCTGATCGCCAGCACCGGCCTGGCCAGCCTGCTGCTGGCGCCCTTCGGCGGCTATGCCTTCAACCTGGCCGCCATCACCGCCGCCATCTGCAATGGCCGCGAGGCGCATGAAGACCCCGACCGCCGCTACATGGCTGCGGCGGCGGCGGGCGTCTTCTACATCCTCGTCGGGTTGCTGGGCGGCGCGGTGGTGGGGCTGATCGCGGCCTTTCCCAAGGCGCTGGTGCTGGCCGTGGCCGGCTTTGCGCTGCTGGGCACCATCGGCAGCGGCCTGGCGGTGGCGATGAAGGACGAGCGCACCCGCGAAGCCTCGCTCATCACCTTCGTGGTCACGGCCAGCGGCCTCAGCCTGTTCGGCGTGGCCTCGGCCTTCTGGGGCGTGGTGGCCGGCGCGCTGGCGCTGGCTGTGCAACACTGGCGCCCCGCCCGCTGA
- a CDS encoding TonB-dependent receptor — MLLRRTRRPAAACLTLAPLTTALLLALPAMAQEAPKLESVTVTAERRAENIKDVPSSVSTISGETLDVLNSSGQDVRVLSGRVPSLNIESSFGRAFPRFYIRGYGNTDFRLNASQPVSLIYDDVVQENPILKGFPAFDLERIEVLAGPQGTLFGRNTPAGVVKFNSVRPSQKQEGYFSAGYGSDNAVNLEGAFNLPLSGAWSARVSLLSQQRDDWVHNTKASGTQDIEGYRDRAVRLQALYEPSKDFSALFNLHNRDLSGSARLFRANIIQPGSNHLVDGFDPDKVSLDGINEQTLSNTGGSMRLKWGLPGMALYSITGYETLSSFSRGDVDGGFGAAFLGNDDPAPIPFPSETSDALRGHSQWSQEFRLESATEAPLQWQTGLYFFKEKYRMLSANYDSTTAGNPQTGNTITTTQKNDAWAVFGSLSYAVSPRLKLRGGLRYTHDKKELSTAPDASLDSSAGLALETNNSKTNWDASATYAVTPDVNVYARVATGFRAGSIQPASAFAPMSSAAPETNTSYEAGVKADLFDRRARLSASVFRYTVKDQQLTAVGGTDNANILVSAKKAQGQGVEMNLTAYLTDNLLLGLSGSYNHTKIKDGDLQVRGCAICTITDPAGTLPGTYKLDGNPLPNAPKWIGNVNLRYSVPTDSGEWYVFTDWSYRSKVNFFLYESKEFTGKSLLEGGLRLGYIWGNGKYEAAVFGRNITDKVVATGAIDFNNLTGFINEPRTWGASFKATF, encoded by the coding sequence ATGCTCTTGCGCCGTACCCGCCGACCTGCCGCCGCCTGCCTCACGCTGGCCCCGCTCACCACCGCCTTGCTGCTGGCGCTGCCCGCGATGGCGCAGGAAGCACCCAAGCTCGAATCGGTGACCGTCACCGCCGAGCGGCGGGCCGAGAACATCAAGGACGTGCCCAGCTCGGTGTCCACCATCTCCGGTGAAACGCTGGACGTGCTGAACTCCAGCGGTCAGGACGTGCGGGTGCTGTCGGGCCGTGTGCCCAGCCTCAACATCGAATCGTCGTTCGGCCGGGCCTTCCCGCGCTTCTACATCCGCGGCTACGGCAACACCGACTTCCGGCTCAATGCCTCGCAGCCCGTCTCGCTGATCTACGACGACGTGGTGCAGGAGAACCCCATCCTCAAGGGCTTTCCGGCCTTCGACCTCGAGCGGATCGAGGTGCTGGCCGGCCCGCAGGGCACCTTGTTCGGGCGCAACACGCCGGCCGGCGTGGTCAAGTTCAATTCGGTGCGCCCTTCGCAAAAGCAGGAGGGCTACTTCAGCGCCGGCTACGGCAGCGACAACGCGGTGAACCTGGAAGGCGCCTTCAACCTGCCGCTGTCGGGCGCCTGGTCGGCCCGCGTGTCGCTGCTGTCGCAGCAGCGTGACGACTGGGTGCACAACACCAAGGCCAGCGGCACGCAGGACATCGAAGGCTACCGCGACCGCGCGGTGCGGCTGCAGGCGCTGTACGAGCCCAGCAAGGACTTCAGCGCCCTGTTCAACCTGCACAACCGCGACCTCTCGGGCAGCGCGCGGCTGTTCCGCGCCAACATCATCCAGCCGGGCAGCAACCACCTGGTGGACGGGTTCGACCCCGACAAGGTCAGCCTGGACGGCATCAACGAGCAGACGCTGTCCAACACCGGCGGCAGCATGCGGCTGAAGTGGGGCCTGCCCGGCATGGCCCTTTACTCGATCACCGGGTATGAGACGCTGAGCAGCTTCAGCCGCGGCGACGTGGATGGCGGCTTCGGCGCCGCCTTCCTGGGCAATGACGATCCGGCGCCCATCCCCTTCCCTTCCGAGACCTCGGACGCGCTGCGCGGCCACAGCCAGTGGTCGCAGGAGTTCCGGCTCGAATCGGCCACCGAGGCACCGCTGCAATGGCAGACCGGCCTGTACTTCTTCAAGGAGAAGTACCGCATGCTGAGCGCCAACTACGACTCCACCACCGCGGGCAATCCGCAGACGGGCAACACCATCACCACCACGCAGAAGAACGACGCGTGGGCGGTGTTCGGCTCGCTCAGCTATGCGGTGAGCCCGCGGCTGAAGCTGCGCGGCGGCCTGCGCTACACGCATGACAAGAAGGAACTGAGCACCGCGCCCGATGCGTCGCTGGACAGCTCCGCCGGGCTGGCGCTGGAGACCAACAACTCCAAGACCAACTGGGACGCCAGCGCCACCTACGCCGTCACGCCCGACGTGAACGTGTATGCACGCGTGGCCACCGGTTTCCGGGCCGGCAGCATCCAGCCGGCCTCGGCCTTCGCGCCGATGTCCTCGGCCGCGCCCGAGACCAACACCTCGTACGAAGCGGGCGTGAAGGCCGACCTGTTCGACCGCCGCGCGCGTCTGTCGGCCAGCGTGTTCCGCTATACCGTCAAGGACCAGCAGCTGACGGCCGTGGGCGGCACCGACAACGCCAACATCCTGGTGAGCGCCAAGAAGGCCCAGGGCCAGGGCGTGGAGATGAACCTTACCGCCTACCTGACCGACAACCTGCTGCTGGGCCTGTCGGGCAGCTACAACCACACCAAGATCAAGGACGGCGACCTGCAGGTGCGCGGCTGCGCCATCTGCACCATCACCGACCCGGCGGGCACGCTGCCCGGCACCTACAAGCTCGACGGCAACCCGCTGCCCAACGCGCCCAAGTGGATCGGCAACGTCAACCTGCGCTACAGCGTGCCCACCGACAGCGGCGAGTGGTACGTGTTCACCGACTGGTCGTACCGCAGCAAGGTCAACTTCTTCCTCTATGAGTCCAAGGAGTTCACCGGCAAGTCGCTGCTCGAAGGTGGCCTGCGGCTGGGCTACATCTGGGGCAACGGCAAGTACGAAGCGGCGGTGTTCGGCCGCAACATCACCGACAAGGTGGTGGCCACTGGCGCCATCGACTTCAACAACCTGACCGGCTTCATCAACGAGCCGCGCACCTGGGGGGCCTCGTTCAAAGCGACGTTCTGA